The following coding sequences are from one Oncorhynchus clarkii lewisi isolate Uvic-CL-2024 chromosome 20, UVic_Ocla_1.0, whole genome shotgun sequence window:
- the LOC139375992 gene encoding ATP-binding cassette sub-family D member 3-like, translated as MAVISKYFTAKNCTVAGATIVALYLLKRKRHADKINGVKRSSELQLSKDEAKKERTVVDKVFFARILKIVKIMVPGVFCKESGYCLLIAAMLVARTYCDVWMIQNGTMIESAIIGRSTKDFKRLLFNFIKVMPFISLVNNFLKLGLNELKLCCRVRLTRHLYDEYLQGYTYYKIGNLDNRIGNPDQLLTQDVERFCNSVVDLYSNISKPLLDIGLYIFKLTSAIGPQGPACMIGYLVFSGLILTRLRRPIGKMTVMEQRYEGEYRFVNSRLITNSEEIAFYNGNLREKQTIHSTFQKLVDHLHNFIVFRFSTGFVDSIIAKYIATVVGYLVVSRPFLNHTHPRHLRSTHAELLEDYYQSGRMLLSMSQALGRIVLAGREMSRLSGFTARITEIMKVLKELNSGKYERTMVSQQGGRDGELQDRITLVPGSGEIIHKDHIIKFEHTPLATPNGDILIKDLSFEVTSGTNVLVCGPNGCGKSSLFRVLGELWPLFGGRLTKPERGKLFYVPQRPYMTLGSLRDQVIYPDTVEDQRRKGTFDKVLKEYLDNVQLGHILEREGSWDTVQDWMDVLSGGEKQRMAMARLFYHKPQFAILDECTSAVSVDVEDFIYSHCRTVGITLFTVSHRKSLWKHHEYYLHMDGRGNYEFKAITQETIAFGS; from the exons GAGGCCAAGAAGGAAAGGACGGTGGTGGACAAGGTGTTCTTTGCACGTATCCTGAAGATAGTGAAGATCATGGTTCCTGGAGTGTTCTGCAAAGAG TCAGGATACTGTCTCCTCATCGCTGCCATGCTGGTGGCCAGAACCTACTGTGATGTGTGGATGATCCAGAATGGCACCATGATCGAGAG TGCAATTATTGGTCGTTCAACAAAAGATTTCAAGAGACTCTTGTTCAACTTTATAAAAGTCATGCCATTT ATCTCGCTGGTTAACAACTTCCTCAAGCTGGGTTTGAATGAACTGAAGCTCTGTTGCCGGGTTCGACTCACCAGGCACCTCTATGATGAGTACCTACA AGGTTACACGTACTATAAGATTGGTAACCTGGACAACCGCATCGGTAACCCCGACCAGCTGTTGACCCAGGACGTTGAGAGGTTCTGTAACAGTGTAGTGGACCTCTACTCCAACATCAGCAAG CCTCTATTGGACATTGGTCTGTACATCTTCAAGTTGACCTCGGCCATCGGGCCACAG gGTCCTGCATGTATGATAGGCTACCTGGTGTTCTCTGGGCTCATCCTGACACGTCTGCGGCGGCCCATCGGCAAGATGACGGTGATGGAGCAGAGATACGAGGGAGAGTACCGATTCGTCAACTCACGCCTAATCACCAACAG TGAAGAAATTGCCTTCTACAATGGAAACCTGAGGGAGAAACAGACCATTCACTCTACCTTCCAGAAACTG GTGGATCATTTGCACAATTTCATTGTCTTCCGCTTTTCAACTGGTTTCGTGGACAGCATCATTGCAAAGT ATATTGCCACTGTTGTGGGGTACCTGGTGGTGAGCAGGCCGTTCCTGAACCACACCCACCCACGCCACCTACGCAGTACCCACGCTGAGCTGCtagag GACTATTACCAGAGTGGGCGTATGTTGCTGAGCATGTCTCAGGCCCTGGGCAGAATCGTCCTGGCTGGCAGAGAGATGAGCAGGCTCTCTGG GTTCACAGCTCGCATCACCGAGATCATGAAAGTCCTGAAAGAGCTGAACTCTGGGAAATACGAGAGGACCATGGTCTCTCAACAGGGAGGAAGAG ATGGTGAATTACAAGATAGAATCACCTTGGTCCCAGGAAGTGGTGAAATCATCCACAAAGACCATATTATTAA GTTTGAGCATACACCCCTTGCAACGCCCAATGGGGACATTCTTATCAAAGACCTCAGCTTTGAG GTGACGTCAGGGACAAACGTCTTGGTGTGTGGCCCCAACGGCTGTGGGAAGAGCTCACTCTTCAGAGTCCTGGGAGAG CTCTGGCCTCTGTTTGGTGGCCGTCTCACCAAACCTGAGCGAGGGAAACTCTTCTATGTTCCCCAGAGGCCATACATGACCCTGGGCTCTCTGAGGGATCAGGTGATCTACCCAGATACAGTGGAGGACCAGAGGAGGAAGGGCACCTTTGATAAG GTGCTGAAGGAGTACCTGGACAACGTCCAGCTTGGTCACATCCTGGAGCGGGAGGGCAGCTGGGACACGGTCCAGGACTGGATGGACGTCCTcagtggaggagagaaacagaggatggcT ATGGCCCGTCTGTTCTACCACAAGCCCCAGTTTGCCATTCTGGATGAGTGCACCAGTGCTGTGAGTGTAGATGTGGAGGACTTCATCTACAGCCACTGTAGGACG GTGGGCATCACGTTGTTCACAGTTTCTCACAGGAAGTCTTTGTGGAAGCACCATGAG TACTACCTGCACATGGACGGAAGGGGAAACTATGAGTTCAAAGCCATCACCCAGGAAACAATTGCGTTTGGGTCATAA